TTTACTCAATGTTCTCGGTTAAGCCAAGAGGAAAGCACATAATAAGGGTTTGCGTTTCGCCTGCTTGCCATCTTATGGGAAAGGAAAGCGTGTTGGAAGCCATCAAGCAAGAGCTTAACATCGATGTAGGAGAAACAACCAAAGATGGTCTTTTCACTCTTGAAATATCAAGCTGTCTCGGGATATGCGGTGTAGCTCCAGCCATGATGATAGATGAAGTTGCTTATGGGAACCTCACTCCCGAAAAGGTAAAAAGGATATTGGACGAGTATAGGAAAAGGGGAGAGGAATCATGAGGATCGAAAGGGCTCATGTGCTTGTGGGAATCGATGCGGGTACGATCTTAGCTGGGGCTAAAGAAGTTCAGAGAAAGCTCGAAGAGGAGATAAAAAGACAGGGATTAGCCGAAGAAGTAAGGGTCCTTGAAACGGGAAGCCTCGGTATAACTGGAAGAGGAGTCGTGCTTCTCGTATATCCCGAGGGAGTCTACTATGTTAACGTTAGAGTGGAGGATGTACCGGAAATCGTTGAGGAACATCTTCTTAAAGGTAGACTTGTTAAGAGACTTCTGCTTGAACCTCATATAGCAGAAATCTTGGCAAAGGGAGAGCTACCCAAGAAGCTTTCTAAGCAAAAGAGAGTGGTGTTGCAAAATGCAGGGGTTATAAATCCGGAAAGCATTGAGGAATATATAGCGACTGGAGGATATGAAGCTCTTGCTAAAGCTCTGGAATCCTCTCCAGAGTGGGTTTTAAGCGAAGTAGAAAAATCTGGCTTAAGAGGAAGAGGAGGAGCAGGCTTCCCCACAGGAAGAAAGTGGAGATTCACTGCGAATGCTAAAGCTTCTCGGAAATTCGTTGTTTGCAACGCAGATGAAGGAGAACCCGGAACCTTTAAGGATAGACTTATACTCGAAGGAGATCCCCATAAGATCCTTGAGGGGATGGCTATAACCGCATATGCGGTTGGAGCAAGCAAAGGATATATCTACATAAGGGGAGAGTATGATCTATCTATACGCCGAATGACTAAAGCTATAGAAGATGCCTACAAGTTGGGATTGCTTGGGGACAATATTTTAGATACTGACTTCTCCTTCCACGTTGAAATAAAAAAAGGCGCAGGAGCATATGTATGTGGAGAAGAAACGGCCCTTATAGAGTCCATCGAGGGAAAGAG
This genomic stretch from Synergistota bacterium harbors:
- the nuoE gene encoding NADH-quinone oxidoreductase subunit NuoE, whose protein sequence is MVKEILSRFEPKRENLLDILHAIQDASPTKNLTKEDVEAVATYLGITPAEVWGTATFYSMFSVKPRGKHIIRVCVSPACHLMGKESVLEAIKQELNIDVGETTKDGLFTLEISSCLGICGVAPAMMIDEVAYGNLTPEKVKRILDEYRKRGEES
- the nuoF gene encoding NADH-quinone oxidoreductase subunit NuoF — translated: MRIERAHVLVGIDAGTILAGAKEVQRKLEEEIKRQGLAEEVRVLETGSLGITGRGVVLLVYPEGVYYVNVRVEDVPEIVEEHLLKGRLVKRLLLEPHIAEILAKGELPKKLSKQKRVVLQNAGVINPESIEEYIATGGYEALAKALESSPEWVLSEVEKSGLRGRGGAGFPTGRKWRFTANAKASRKFVVCNADEGEPGTFKDRLILEGDPHKILEGMAITAYAVGASKGYIYIRGEYDLSIRRMTKAIEDAYKLGLLGDNILDTDFSFHVEIKKGAGAYVCGEETALIESIEGKRGNPRPKPPYYPGVKGLWGYPTVVNNVETLANVPPIILNGADWFRSMGTEESPGTKVYTILGHVKEPGLIEVEMGTPLRKVIFEFAKGIKDDKEFKAALIGGAAGAFLGKEMLDTPLSYEGLREYGGVLGSGAILVMDETTSMVDMLRNIIFFFKHESCGKCVPCRVGVSKLYEKINKICNEGGTEKDLEEMIEISKEMADMALCALGQSLILPISSAIRFFKDEFLS